Part of the Patescibacteria group bacterium genome is shown below.
GAAAAATAGATTGCCCCATCTTCACGATACAACGGTTTGCAATATTGTCTATTTGTTATATTTTTAGGATAAAGACGTCTATAGGAATTGTCTTTTTTATGCCAAAAGTGTCCCAGGTCTTTAATTACACTAAGTACGCTATTACAATTTTTTTGTTTAAATAAATTTAATGCTTGTTCCACCCTTTCTTTTTTTAAAAAGGGTGATGTTGGGTAGAGTAATAAGATAATATCCGGTTTATAATTTTCTTGATCTTCTAAATATTTAATACAGTGTTGCAGGACCGGTAGTGTGGGGGTATTATCTTCGGCTAATGAGATGGGTCTTTTAAATAATACCTCAGCATTATATTTCTTGGCTATATTATTTATTTCATCATCATCTGAAGAAACGATTATTCGATCAATTTTTTTTATTGATTTAGCAAGTTCAATCGACCAAGCTATCAGTGGTTTGTCGTGAAGAGGCAGAACATTTTTTCTAGGAATAGATTTTGATCCTCCGCGAGCGATAATAATGGCAATAATTTTTTCCTTATTTTTTTTCATTTATTTTTTATTTATTATTAAAAATTTTTTAATTACATCACAAATATATTTTATATTTTTTCTTTTTAATAGTGTATGGCAGGGGAGAGTAATGCAGGAATTGTGATATTCTTCCATTTTTTTTAATTTTATTTTGTAACCTATTTTTTTATAATATGGATGAGAATAAACGGCTGGATAATGAAAGTTTATTCCAATCTTTTTATTTTTTAAATATGTTGATAATTTATCTCTTGTTTTACTATTTTTTGTCCTAATAACATGAAGATGCCACCCAGAATAATTATTAGATAATTCGGCGGGTAAAATAATTTCTTCAACATTTCTTAATTCATTTTTATACCATTTGATAATTTGACGCCTTTTTTTAATAAAATTATTTAATTTTTTTAATTGGGAAATTCCAAGTGAGGATTGGATATCGGTTAAACGATAATTATAACCTAATTCAGTCATTATATTTTTTCCATTTTTATCTTTATAAATTCCATGATTTCGCAATAAAATTAGCTTGTCATAGTATTTTTTATTATTAGTTAAAATTGCTCCACCCTCGCCAGTTGTGATTGGTTTAACAGGATGAAAGCTAAAAACAGCCATATCTGAATATTTGCAATTTCCAATTTTATTATTTTTATATTTAGCCCCTAAGGCATGGCAAGCGTCTTCAATAACTAATAATTTATATTTTTTTGCAATTTTATTTATTTTTTCCATTTCGCAAGGCTGTCCAGCAAAATGAACAGGGACAATAGCCTTTGTTTTTTTTGTAATTAATTTTTCAATTTTATTTTCGTCAATATTATAATTATCTAATTTAATATCGCAAAAAATAGGTTTTGCTCCGCAAGCTAAGAGCATGTTGCTAGTCGCCACAAAAGTATTAGGAGTTGTAATAATTTCATTATTTTTTTTAAATCCGGCTGTTAAATAAGCTAAATGCAAGGCTGTGGTTCCGTTGCAAACAGCAATAGCATATTTAGCTCCGCAATATTTAGCTAAGGCTTTTTCAAACTCAAAAACTTTGGGTCCCTGCGCAAGCCAATCAGATTTTAAAGTTTTTAAAATAACGTTAATATCATTTTTATCAATAGATTGTTTGCCGTATTGTATCATATATTTAGCATTTTTTTGAAATTTTCTATGTTCAGCCACTTCTTATTCGTATCGCTTGTAAATCTAAAATCTTTTTCTATTTTTTTACCTATTTTAAAATATTTTTTATATTTTTCCGTTCCTAAAAATTCAGGTAAAACTACATAATATTTCTCAAGTGATAAGGAATGTCTTGCTTCTTGTTCAGTCAATAAAATTTCATGTATTTTTTCACCTGGTCTTATTCCTATTATTTTTTTTTCTGCATGTGGAGTTAATGCGTCAAATAAATCAACTAATTTCATGCTCGGAATTTTTGGTATAAATATTTCTCCACCCTCCATATTATTTAAAGCAAATAACACCAATTCAAATGATTGATTTAATGTTATCCAAAATCTAGTCATTTCTAAATTTGTAATTTGAACTTTTTTTGCGTCTTTGTTTCTTAGAAGTGTCTCAATTATACTTCCTCTGCTACCTATAACATTTCCATATCGCACACAACTAAATTTTGTTTTACCGATGGCGTAAGAATTTCCGCTAATAAATAATTTTTCAGCGCAAA
Proteins encoded:
- a CDS encoding acylneuraminate cytidylyltransferase family protein, which translates into the protein MKKNKEKIIAIIIARGGSKSIPRKNVLPLHDKPLIAWSIELAKSIKKIDRIIVSSDDDEINNIAKKYNAEVLFKRPISLAEDNTPTLPVLQHCIKYLEDQENYKPDIILLLYPTSPFLKKERVEQALNLFKQKNCNSVLSVIKDLGHFWHKKDNSYRRLYPKNITNRQYCKPLYREDGAIYFSRYDVLMKKNNLVDEKNVQFIVMNKDENIDIDKPEDFHKARERK
- the pseC gene encoding UDP-4-amino-4,6-dideoxy-N-acetyl-beta-L-altrosamine transaminase; the protein is MIQYGKQSIDKNDINVILKTLKSDWLAQGPKVFEFEKALAKYCGAKYAIAVCNGTTALHLAYLTAGFKKNNEIITTPNTFVATSNMLLACGAKPIFCDIKLDNYNIDENKIEKLITKKTKAIVPVHFAGQPCEMEKINKIAKKYKLLVIEDACHALGAKYKNNKIGNCKYSDMAVFSFHPVKPITTGEGGAILTNNKKYYDKLILLRNHGIYKDKNGKNIMTELGYNYRLTDIQSSLGISQLKKLNNFIKKRRQIIKWYKNELRNVEEIILPAELSNNYSGWHLHVIRTKNSKTRDKLSTYLKNKKIGINFHYPAVYSHPYYKKIGYKIKLKKMEEYHNSCITLPCHTLLKRKNIKYICDVIKKFLIINKK
- a CDS encoding polysaccharide biosynthesis protein, with the translated sequence MLLISTDKAAQPVNLYGSTKLCAEKLFISGNSYAIGKTKFSCVRYGNVIGSRGSIIETLLRNKDAKKVQITNLEMTRFWITLNQSFELVLFALNNMEGGEIFIPKIPSMKLVDLFDALTPHAEKKIIGIRPGEKIHEILLTEQEARHSLSLEKYYVVLPEFLGTEKYKKYFKIGKKIEKDFRFTSDTNKKWLNIENFKKMLNI